TCGGTAAGAGAAGTGGCAGCTAGGTGGAGGGAGGCGGTGGCGCCGTGGTAGCGTCCTATAAGGAAGGGCAGGTGCCTGGAAAAGTGGCCGCACCGGCAGAGCAGGAAGAATAAGTCAATGATACACAGAATACTCAGCTATAGCAAGCCAGGCGAATAAGCGGCCCATATTCTGTACTTCTGCGGCGCGTTTGGGCTACCTTTGCCGGCTCTGCGAAAACCGTTATGACATCTTCTCCCAGCTTTCCTCCAGCGCCCCGGCATGACCCCTATGCGGCCCTGCGCATTCCTGAGTTCCGGCGCCTGATTGGGGCCCGCGTGTGCCTGGTGGTAGCTACCCAAATGCAGGCGGTAGTAGTGGGCTGGCAGATCTATCAGCTTACCAAAGACCCCCTGGCGCTGGGCCTTATTGGCCTGGCCGAAGCCGTGCCCAGCATTGTGGTATCGTTATACGCCGGCCACCTGGCCGATTCTGTGCGCCGCAAGAATATTATTCTGGCCGCCGTGGTGGTGCTGCTGTTCTGTGCGGCGGCGTTGCTCTCCTTTACCCGCCCGGAAGGCGCCGGCTGGCTGCTGCGCTATCATGCGCTGCCTTTATACGCCGTTATTTTTACCAGTGGGCTGGCGCGCGGTTTCCTGGGGCCGGCTTTGTTTTCCTTTATGCCCCAGCTGCTGCCCGACCGGGAGCGGCTGGCCAATGCCATAACCTGGAACAGCTCTACCTGGCAGGCTGCCGCCGTGCTGGGCCCGGCCATTGGTGGACTGGTGTATGCCAAGCTGGGTATTTCCGCCGCTTACCTCACCGATGTAGTGCTGACCACTCTTTCCCTGGCGCTCTTTCTGAGTATTGCTGGGCGCCCGCTGCCGCCTATAGAAGGCCAGCGCCTGGGGCTAAAGGAAAGCGTGCTGAGCGGGGTGCAGTTCATCTTCCAAAACCAGATTGTACTGGCTGCCTTGTCGCTGGATCTGTTTGCCGTGCTGTTTGGTGGTGCGGTGGCGCTGCTGCCCATTTTTGCCGATGAGATTCTGCACACCGGCGCCGAGGGGCTGGGCTACCTGCGGGCCGCGCCGGCCGTAGGCTCCGTGCTGATGGCGGTGCTGCTGACGTACTTCCCGCTGCGCCGGCACGCCGGCCGCAAGCTCCTGTGGGCGGTGGCGGGCTTTGGCGTAGCTACTATTCTGTTTGCGCTATCCCGCAACTTCTGGCTGTCCCTGGTGCTGCTGTTCATGACGGGCATCTTCGATTCCGTGTCCGTGATTGTGCGCTCCACGCTGTTGCACACCTTCACGCCGGAGTACATGAAAGGGCGCGTTTCGGCGGTAAACAACATCTTTATTGGCTCTTCCAATGAAATCGGCGCCTTTGAGTCGGGAGCCACGGCGCGGCTGCTGGGCACGGTTACCTCGGTGGTGCTGGGCGGCACCATGACGCTGGTAGTGGTGGCCGTAACGGCCTGGCGCGCCAACCAGCTGCGCGTACTGGACTTATCTCCAAAACAGGAAACCGAGCCGGTGAAGGCCTGATCAGGGCGAAAGTAAACGCCCTTAAAACCGAAATGCTCCGGTAGCCTGACTGGCTACCGGAGCATTTCGGTTTTTTAACTCTTTTAACTTACCGGCTGGCAGTTTTATCGGTAGCTGGCTTACGTAGCGGTGCCGCCAGCTTAGCTTTAATAGGGGCTGTGAAGGAGGTTCTGGTTTTGGTGCGGTTTTTCAGCCATACATCTATGGTAGCCAAAGCCTTGGGGGCAAAAACCGGCTGTTGCTCGTTATTAATTAGCGCCCATTCGTTGCGGTCGGGCTGGAACAGGTGGTTTACGCCGGGCAGCTTTACAATGGTGACTTTGCGGCTGTTGCGGAGGCCTTTGTGCAAGAGCGAAAGATTTTTGTTGGCCATTACCTGTAGGTCGGCGGTGCCGTTCATGGCCAGCACGGGGCATTTCACGGCGGGGAGCTTGGCGCTTGGGTTGAAGTCCAGGTAGTAGCGGTACCAGGGCGAGGTCAGTTGGTCTACGCGGGCCTGCACCATGGTAAACGCCAGGTCGTTGTTAATCTGGCGCAGCAACACGCCCAGTTTAGCGCGAGCCAGCTTATTGTCGGGGTTCTGGCGAATTACATTTACCATCTGATTATCCAGGGCCAGGGCCGATTTCACCTGGTTGGCATTAGCGCCAATCAGGCGCAGAATTTCTACCTGCTGCTGCTGCATCACGGCGTGGCCACTTTGCCCGGAGCCCGCCAGGGAGACTATAAAATCGGGGCCTTTGGGCTGCGCGGCGGCCAGGAGCGCAATGTTGGCGCCCTCGCCATGCCCAATCAAACCCACCTGGTTTTTCTTTACCCGATAGTGCGCCCGCAGGAAACCCATAGCGGCCTGCGCATCGGTCACCAGGTCGGCGGTGGTGGCGGCGTAGTATTTGCCGTTTGATTTGCCCACGCCCCGGTCATCGTAGCGCAACACGGCAAAGCCCCGGCGCGTGAGGTAGTCGGCCAGAATAGCAAACATGCGGTATTGCTCCTGGGAAGCGTCGCGGTCCTGCGCGCCCAGGTCCGATACCAAGGCCACAGCGGGGAAAGGGCCGGCCCCGTTGGGCATGGTTAGGGTAGCACCCAGGCGCAGTTTAAACGGCTTGTTGGGCACAATCACTTCCTCGCGCCGGTAAGGCGGCGCCGCGTTGAAAGTAGCGTTCAGAATAGAAGTGGAAATACGCTTGAGTACCAGTGGGCTGGTAATGCCCGGCTGTTGCCAGGTGCCCGTCATAGCCGTGCCCGCAGTATTCAGCTTGCCCGTGAAGCGGCTGCCGGCCTGGTCAATCTTCAGCAGCACATCCTGGTTGGTTAAGGATGCCTGCATAGGCATGCGGCTGATTTTCTGCTTGGGAATATCCAGCGCCGCATAATAGCCCCCGGTGGAGAGCGGCACAATGGTCACAATCATCTCCATCTCTGTGCCGCCTACTTTCAGCATCCCCGACCATTGGCCGTTGAGCTTTTGGTCTTCGGGCCCGGCCAACAAAATACCCGGCAGGAGAATCAACAGCACAAAGGCACAGAACCTGCGCAGGGCGAGTAAGCTTGTATTCATAAAGTTCTATGTAAGGCTGTTAATAGGGCTGATGGGTGCAGGTGAAGGTTGAAATCTAACCATTTTTTTAATCCGCAATCATCAAGCCATAATAAGCTGCGTGGGCCTGCGCTATGCTTACCTGGCGGAGGGTAGGGCAGAGAATAAAGGTGGGCTTTGTAAGGAATGGAGCAGGAACAGAGGAAAGCCCTGGTGCTGCCCCGTCCCTTAACGGGCTAAAAATGAAGGAGGGAGCCTCCGCAGGTACACCCGCAGAAGCTCCCTCCGGAGCAGTAGTCTTACGTGACAGATTAACTCAAAAAGCCGCTTAACGCTTGGTGTGCTCCGTCACCCAGTCGCCGATAATTTTTAGGGCAGTGGGCGAGAAGGTTTCTTCCAGCTGTGCGTATTCTCCCACGCCGCCGGTGTTGGCGGTCTGGAATAAATGATTCAGGCCCGGCAGCTCTTTCACGGTTACGTCGCGGTTGGGCACGGCCTTCAGGGTTTTCTCAATGGCCGGCAAATTCACGCACGAGGCTACCTGCAGGTCTTTGCTGCCGCCCAGGGCCAGCACCGGGCAGCGCACGGCCTTCAGGGTTTTCTGCGGGTTGTCGTTCAGCAGATAGCGGTAGGCCGGCGTGACCATGAGGGCGGCCTGGCCCTGGGCTACGGCTTTAATCTGAGCCGCCTGCTCGGGAGGCAGGTCAATGGGGGGGATGAGGGCGGCCACCAGCTGGGCCTGGGCAGCATTGTTATCGGCGATGCGCTGCACAATGCCGAGCAGGTTGCGCTGGCGCTGTTCTACCCCGGCCAGAATTTTAGGGTTGGTAGTCTTGAGGCGGGCCTGATCCAGGGCCTGACGAGTAATTAAATCGGGGCCGGGCACGCCGGGCGTGGCCAGCAGCACCAGAAAGGCCGGGCCTTGGGGCTGGCCGGCGGCAGCAATAGCGGCCGTGCCGCCCTCGCTGTGCCCAATCAGGCCCAGCTGCTTGCCATTGATTTCACGGCGGGTGCGCAGAAAAGCCAGCGCCGCCTGGGCGTCGGTGGTGTAGTCGCCGGCCGTGGCGGTTTTGGCGTTGCCGGTAGACTGGCCCACGCCCCGGTCATCGAAGCGCAGCACGGCAATGCCGCGGCGGGTCAGATAATCGGCTATTACCCGGAAAGGGCGGTGGCCGAAAACAGATTCGTCGCGGTCCTGGGCGCCGGAGCCGGAGAGCAGCACCACCGCCGGGAAGGGTCCCGCACCAGGCGGCACCGTGAGCGTGCCACCCAGCGTAACGCCGCCCGCCCGGTTCGTGAATTTGACTTCTTCCTCACGGTAGGGGAAGGGCGCTACCGGCTCCTGAGGGCGGTTTTGTTTGGCGCCGGGCCGCCCGGAAGTAGCCGGGGCCGCCGCGGCCGGTGGCGCGCCTACCGAGCTACGCACCAAGGTAAGGGGCAAGCGGGCATTATTCTGGCGCCAGAAGCCCTGCATCTGACGGCCATCGGCGCTGAGCCGGCCGGCATAGCGGGCTTTTATGGTATTGATGGCCAGTAGCACACTATCACCGCGCACGAGTACCTGGTCTACCAGAATGCCGCTTGCGCCCTGGCTGGGCACGTCCAGCGTGGCGGTGCGGCGGCCGTTGGCATCCTGCATGGCAATGAGCAGGGGCAGGGCGCCGCCATTAGGCAGCTTCAGGGTGCCGGCCCATTGGCCGGCCAGCCCGGGCGTACGCTGCCCGAAAGCCACCGAAAAGGAAATTAATAGAAGCAGGCAGGCAAAGAAGGTAGAACGCATAGGCTGGTACAGCACAAGATGAGTGCCGAAAATTACGGTGTGCTGGTACAACGTTGGGTAAGGAGGCTCTGTTCCGAACGGGAAAATAGAAAGAAGGGTAGCCAGGATTGCAGATGGCAACAAGATTCCTCACGGCGAGTGTAGTCGAGACATGTTGCGTGGTGGCGTTGCCATAATAACCGTCATGCTGAGCGCAGTCGAAGCATCTCGCGTGCTGATGTTGTTGGGGAAAAGCCTGTCATGTCGAGCATGTGGCGCATCAAGCCAGGATCGAAGCATCTCGCGTGCTGAGTTTGTGGTGCTATTGATTTTACCACACTAGCGAGATGCTTCGACTCCGCTCAGCATGACGTTCCTTTTTCAACCTAACGACCATTACCAGACAACTTCATAGCTTGCTGCTTCCTGTAAGCTGATAATTCTTGCTATGCGTCCATCTATCCTTCGTTTCCTGAGTGCAGGGCTGGTTTTTATCCTGCTAAGCAGCCTCACGGGTTTTGCCCAGACTTCCCAGGTGCCGGCTATTGATCCGGCCCAATGGGCGGAGGAACTGCGCGCCTTTGCCCGGCAGGACAGCCTCACGCCGCCTCCCCGCAAGCCCATTCTGTTCTATGGCAGCTCGTCTATCAGGAAGTGGGAAACGCTGCCGCAAGACTTCCCCGGCCGGCCCGTGCTCAACCGCGGCTTCGGAGGCTCCCGCTTTCCCGATGCTATTTACTTTTTCGAGAAGCTGGTGGTGCCCTACCAGCCGCGACAGGTACTGCTTTATGAGGGCGACAACGATATTAACGCCGGGGCTACGCCGCAGGAAGTGTATGCATCGTTTCTGGCGTTTGAGAAGCTGATGCGCCAGAACAAAAAGCTGCGCCGCGTGCCCGTCGTGTTCCTGTCCATCAAACCCAGCCCCTCGCGCTGGGCGCTTTATCCCAGGATGCAGGAGGCCAACGCCCTCATCCGCCAGTACATTGAGCAACATCCCAAACGGCTTACATACGTGGATGTGAGCACGCCTATGCTGGGCCCAAACGGCAAGCCCCGCCCGGATCTTTATGTGTCAGACAGCCTGCACATGACCCGCGCCGGGTATGAGATTTGGACGCGCGTGGTAGCGCCGTATTTGAAGAAGTAGATTTATCAGACCACAAGCGCCAGCTACGCAATGCGCGCGGCCAGGCTTTCAAAAAACGGCATCCGGCGCTTTTGGGCAAACCGGCTGATGTGCTGCCGAATCTTGGCAACTGCCGACGGGTCGGGTGGGCCGGCTACGGCAAAATGTAGGCTCGCCAGCCAGCAATGCACCTGATAGTAGTCGCGCAGCCAGGCGTGGGTAGTCAGCACGGCGCCCAGCGGTGCCGAATCCCAGGTGGTGGCGGTGCCGGTACGCAGGGCAGCTACTGCCTGAAAAGCCCGCATCAACTCATTAAAAACGTTGTGTTCGTAATGCCGCAAGGTGGGGTAAGCTTCCAGCGTAAGCTCTATCCAGGCAACTAGCGGCTCAAACTGATTGGTGAGAAAGAAGGCCTCCGCCACCAAGAAGTAATATCCGGCCGGAAAGTAATTGTAAAAGGGAGGTAAGCTGCCAGCATCCGTGGGGAGAATGGGAATTTGAGCCGCCTCATCCAGTAGTTGCGCCCACAGCGCGGCCGGTAGCGGCTGCGCGGGTGCCTTATACCACGTGGCGGCAATTGTGGCAAAGGCCCGACGGCCGCGCGGGAAAGGGTGCGTATCGGGCGGAACGGACAGAGCCAGCAAATGCTGCAAACGGGCCTGCCAGGCGGGTTCATCTTCGGCCAGAAACTCGCCCAGGAACAGCACGCTGTGGCCATAGAGCTGGGCTTCGGGCGTTTTCTTATGGCGTAAATACTCCCGCACTACCTGCCCATATGCGCCGTTGAGGTATGCCAGGTCCACGTAGCTTTCCACGAAATATTCCTGCCCGGCGGGGTGGGCCGCTAAGCGCAGGGCCAACGCATTGGCCGTGAAATCATCGGTGCGGGTAATCTGGCCCAAGAAGTAACCCATCAGGAGCCGCTCGGCATGTTGCAGCCGGGGAAAGGCCAGCAGCTCGGGAATGTCCGGAATAGCATCGGCGGTGGTAAAAGTGCCCGCTACGAAAGCCTCAAAATCTGCGAAGCCGGCATAACGGGCCAGGGCATCCAGGGTGTGTAGGTGGTAGCCGCCGGTTTTCTTCACCAGCCCAAAAAACCGGCGCAGCGTGTTGGCACTTAGGCGGCCGTCCTGAGGTTGGGCCTGGGCAATGGAGGCTTCCAGGGCCTCGCAGTGGCTGGGGTAACGGATGGGCTGGCCAAAGCGGGTAGCTACTGCCGCGCAAAGAGCGGCTTGCTGCGTAGCAGATATAACGGGCATAGATAGAACACTAAACAGTAACGAAGGGCCAAAAAAAGAAATTTTTGGCCTTTGTACCACGCATGGGAAGACTGCACTTTTGTATAGTGCTATCAGACAGCTTATTCAGTTACCCGGGCTACGAAAGAATACTAAGCTTATTGACTTGATTATTACTATAGTATCATTACACCTATGCAAATAAAAAGGGGCCGCGGCAGCGGCCCTTTTTTTATTGTGTTTCCGGCCGGGTTATGGAGCTGCCGAGGCTCTATCCAAGGGGTTTAAAAAAAGGGCTATATCCTCTGATTAGGGCTGATTCGGCTTGCTGCCTTGCGGCAGATGAGGTGCAACATCATCCTCTAGGCTGGTCACGAGTTACGCTACACTAAATTAGCGCCAGTAGGGGTCAAACGCCTGTTATAGTGCGCTTTTAATTTTTGTCTGTTCGATTTCCGGTATATTTTCCCAGATTAAGGAGTTACTCAATTTTAAATCTACATTCAGACTTGTTTTTACAATTTCTTTAATATGCATAAACCA
The Hymenobacter sp. DG25B genome window above contains:
- a CDS encoding MFS transporter, giving the protein MTSSPSFPPAPRHDPYAALRIPEFRRLIGARVCLVVATQMQAVVVGWQIYQLTKDPLALGLIGLAEAVPSIVVSLYAGHLADSVRRKNIILAAVVVLLFCAAALLSFTRPEGAGWLLRYHALPLYAVIFTSGLARGFLGPALFSFMPQLLPDRERLANAITWNSSTWQAAAVLGPAIGGLVYAKLGISAAYLTDVVLTTLSLALFLSIAGRPLPPIEGQRLGLKESVLSGVQFIFQNQIVLAALSLDLFAVLFGGAVALLPIFADEILHTGAEGLGYLRAAPAVGSVLMAVLLTYFPLRRHAGRKLLWAVAGFGVATILFALSRNFWLSLVLLFMTGIFDSVSVIVRSTLLHTFTPEYMKGRVSAVNNIFIGSSNEIGAFESGATARLLGTVTSVVLGGTMTLVVVAVTAWRANQLRVLDLSPKQETEPVKA
- a CDS encoding alpha/beta hydrolase family protein, which codes for MNTSLLALRRFCAFVLLILLPGILLAGPEDQKLNGQWSGMLKVGGTEMEMIVTIVPLSTGGYYAALDIPKQKISRMPMQASLTNQDVLLKIDQAGSRFTGKLNTAGTAMTGTWQQPGITSPLVLKRISTSILNATFNAAPPYRREEVIVPNKPFKLRLGATLTMPNGAGPFPAVALVSDLGAQDRDASQEQYRMFAILADYLTRRGFAVLRYDDRGVGKSNGKYYAATTADLVTDAQAAMGFLRAHYRVKKNQVGLIGHGEGANIALLAAAQPKGPDFIVSLAGSGQSGHAVMQQQQVEILRLIGANANQVKSALALDNQMVNVIRQNPDNKLARAKLGVLLRQINNDLAFTMVQARVDQLTSPWYRYYLDFNPSAKLPAVKCPVLAMNGTADLQVMANKNLSLLHKGLRNSRKVTIVKLPGVNHLFQPDRNEWALINNEQQPVFAPKALATIDVWLKNRTKTRTSFTAPIKAKLAAPLRKPATDKTASR
- a CDS encoding alpha/beta hydrolase, which codes for MRSTFFACLLLLISFSVAFGQRTPGLAGQWAGTLKLPNGGALPLLIAMQDANGRRTATLDVPSQGASGILVDQVLVRGDSVLLAINTIKARYAGRLSADGRQMQGFWRQNNARLPLTLVRSSVGAPPAAAAPATSGRPGAKQNRPQEPVAPFPYREEEVKFTNRAGGVTLGGTLTVPPGAGPFPAVVLLSGSGAQDRDESVFGHRPFRVIADYLTRRGIAVLRFDDRGVGQSTGNAKTATAGDYTTDAQAALAFLRTRREINGKQLGLIGHSEGGTAAIAAAGQPQGPAFLVLLATPGVPGPDLITRQALDQARLKTTNPKILAGVEQRQRNLLGIVQRIADNNAAQAQLVAALIPPIDLPPEQAAQIKAVAQGQAALMVTPAYRYLLNDNPQKTLKAVRCPVLALGGSKDLQVASCVNLPAIEKTLKAVPNRDVTVKELPGLNHLFQTANTGGVGEYAQLEETFSPTALKIIGDWVTEHTKR
- a CDS encoding SGNH/GDSL hydrolase family protein, with the protein product MRPSILRFLSAGLVFILLSSLTGFAQTSQVPAIDPAQWAEELRAFARQDSLTPPPRKPILFYGSSSIRKWETLPQDFPGRPVLNRGFGGSRFPDAIYFFEKLVVPYQPRQVLLYEGDNDINAGATPQEVYASFLAFEKLMRQNKKLRRVPVVFLSIKPSPSRWALYPRMQEANALIRQYIEQHPKRLTYVDVSTPMLGPNGKPRPDLYVSDSLHMTRAGYEIWTRVVAPYLKK